Part of the Bradyrhizobium sp. AZCC 1721 genome, CAGTTGTGACCCCAGTCGCCCTTCCAGCCGGCCAGCCTGCCCTTGCGAAATTGCAGATAGAGCCGGTCCTTCTTGTAGAACAGCCCGCTGCCGCCGACGTTGCGGAACGCGAGAAAGATTTCATCGCCGGGACGGCCCCTTATGTAATTGAGCGGGACGCCGAGCGCGCGTTCGGCTTCATCGGTCTCCATGCCGAACGCCAGCGGGATGTTGTTCGACAGCGTCTCAGTGAACGGTGGCGGGTAGGGGCCGCCGAGCGGCGGCAAGTGCTGCGCGGCCGCTTGCGTGAAGCTGCCTGCGATAAGGGCGAGGGCCACTGCGGCTGTCTTCATGACGCGGCCTTCTGCGGTGCCTTGGCATCTAGACTGTCGAGGAACGGCAGCACGGCATCGATGAAGGCCTGCGGTTGGTCGATGTTGACGGCGTGGCCGGCAGCCGGGATCACCACCTTCTGCGCGCCCGGAATCTTGGCCGCCATGTAGTCGGAAGCGGCGAGGAACGGGGTGTCGTCGGCGCCGACCACGATCAGCGACGGCACCTTGATATCGGGCAGCGATTCGATCACGCGGGCATCGCGCTGGGTCAGCATGCCGCGCGCGGCGCGCGCCAGTCCCGACGCATCGCGATGGGTGACGCTGGAGCGTTCGCGGCTGGCCGATTTCAAAGCCTCCAGGCCCTCGCGCTCGAAGCGATCGCCAGTATCGTTCGCGCGCTTGTTCCAGGCCTCGCGGGCCTCGTCCTTTTTGAAGCCCGGGCCGGTATCGATGATCAGCAGCGCGCGGACGCGGTTTGGATGGGCACGGTAGAACGCCAGCGACATGTAGCCGCCCAGCGAGAGCCCGCCGACGATCGCCTTGTCGGTGCCGACGGCGTCAAGCAGCGCCGCCATGTCGGCAACCGTCAGCGCTTCGCTATAGGCTGCGGGATCACTGGGATAATCGGACTGGCCGTGGCCGCGCATGTCCCACAACACGAGCTTGTGATGCTTCGACAAGGCCGCGATTTGGCCCTGCCACATCCCACTGGTCGATGAATAGCCGTGGGTCAAGAGCAACGGTGGGCCGGAGCCGTGAACCTCGTAATAGATGCGGACCCCGTCGCGATCGATCGTCGGCATTGCGGCTCCCTGGGAATTCCCATGCAATTGTCGGCCGCATCCTAGCGCGATCTGATCGCGAATGGGAAATGCGGAAAGCGAGGGGCATATCAGCGCTTTGACAAGGCCATGACCGCTTGTTGACGACAGCCCGAATTACTCCAGCGAACGATGAGCAAAACAGCGACCAGCATCGGCTCGCGATCTCCGCCGCTTTAATATTTCATCCTTGTACCCCTTCATGTTCGGCCGAACCGTCGGCCAAGCCGGCAAGCGCCGTTGCCGCACGAATGCCCGCAGCAAGCATGGCGTCTGACAACTCCGGGTCATCGACGGCGCGCGAAAGCTGAAGCGTCCCGATGAAGACGGCAAGGATCGCGATCGCTGTATCCTGCGCTTCGGGGATGGAGTTCTCCTGCGGCAACCGTCGCGCCATCTGGTCGATAAGCGTGCGTAACCGAGCGGTGTAAGCCTTCCGGATGGAGAGGGGCTGGCGCGCAATTTCGGGCAGTAGCGCCGCGGAGGCACACCCGGTGCCGGGCCGGTCACGATGATGCTGAGACAAATAAGAACGGATCAGGTGAGCTAATGCGCCCGGCCTGGGGTCGGGCTCGGCCAGGCTTTGCAGTTGGTCGGCGAGCGCTCGCTCCAGGCCTTGCCTGACCAGGTCACTCTTCGAGCGGAAGTGCGAGTAGAACCCGCCGTTCGTCAGTCCTGCCTCCGCCATGATCCCGGTCATTCCGGCGGCAGCAATGCCGTCCCGTCTGAGCCTTTTCGCTGCAGCCTTCACAATTCGCTCGTGCGAGATCTCTTTTTGTCGCTTGGCGTAGCGCATCGCGGGGTCCTCCGGCGCCGGAACGCCTATTGCATTACGATCATCATGTGATAGTTATACCTTAATCTAAACTGTTGTTCAACGTGTCGACGGAGGTCCTCATGCGGCAAGACGGTAAAGTGGCGATTGTGACCGGGGCTTCCACGGGCATTGGGTTGGCTTCAGCAAAGGCCTTGCGCGAGGCCGGATTTCGCGTGTTCGGCACCAGCCGACGGATGGCCGCAAGCGGCCCCGACGGCATTACGATGGTCGCCTGCGATGTGACCGATGACGGTTCGGTGAAGCTTGCCGTCGACAAGGTGCTCGATACGACGGGCAGGATCGATGTTCTTGTCAACAACGCCGGGACCGGCCTGATGGGCGGAGCTGAGGAATCGTCAATCGGTCAAGCCCAGGCGCTGTTCGACGTAAACCTGTTCGGAGTCATGCGCATGAGCAATGCGGTGCTGCCGCACATGCGAGCTCGGCAGGGTGGAAGGATCATCAATATAAGTTCGGTGCTTGGCCTGATACCGGCGCCGTTCTCGGCGCTCTACGCCTCCACAAAGCATGCGCTCGAAGGCTATTCGGAATCTCTCGATCACGAGGTACGGAGCTTCGGCATCCGCGTTTGCTTGCTGGAGCCGGCGTATACCAGCACTTCCTTCGAACAGAACATGGTGCTTCCGGATCAGGCACTGGATGCATACCGCTCGGCGCGAATGCGAGCGGTCACGGTTCTGCAGGACGTGATGAAGACGGCAGATAGGCCCGAAGTCGTCGCCACGAGAGTGGTTGAGGCCGCGACTACAGCATCGCCTCGTCTCCGATACACGTGCGGTAAGATGGCTGGCCGGGTGAGCGTGCTGCGCCGCTTTGTTCCCGAGAGCATGTTCGACAAGAGCCTTCGTAAGCAAATGGGGCTGCCGGCATAGTCGTTTTCACGCGCCATCTTCAGACCAACGGTGCGGCTCATGCGCAACGACGTGGGCAATCGCATGCCAATGCTCGACAAGACATCCGCTCTCGCGGATGATGACGTCGCGGGTGCGGCGCATCGCGAACCAGATCGCTAAAATTTTAGCGTTCACAGTAGCCTAAATTCACGATGCCTCTTAAGCCTCGGGGAACCCCTTATCCGCTAGCCTCGGTTGCAAGTCATCATCGCTAGGGGTCTGGGGTTTCATGACATCCGCAACCAACAAGACTGCGACCAGGCGCCGGCTGTTGCTCGCTTCGGATCGGAGCGATCAGAGCAGCGAACTCGCCAGCATTTTGCGGTCCGTCGGTCAGGTCGACACCATCGCAACTTCTGACATTCCCGACAGCCCGGAACGGGACCTTGCGGGCATCGTGGTCGACATCAACCTGCGTTCCGCCGAGAGCGTGCAACTGGTGCGCAACAAGCTGCGGGCCGAGGCCTATCGCGAGATGCCGCGGCTGTTCGTGCTGGCGGACGCGCTTCACCACGGATCGATGCAGGCCTGGGCGCTCGGTGCCACCGACACGATCGCGCGGCCGTTCGATGCACAAGGCATCCTGCAGCGGATCCGCGCCGCGTTTCCGGACAGCGACGGCTACGACGAGACCGATCGCGGCAAGGCCCTCAACAGGGGCGTCGAGGCGGCGCATGCCGTGATGGTCAAGATCTTCGAAAAGCTTCCGGCCGGCGTTCCCCTAAAGTTCAGCGACATCGTCGAGGCCGAAAGCAAGATTCTCAAGGCGATCAAGCATTCCTCCTTGCGGGAATGGTTGACTGCGGTCGGCTGCCACCACACCGGCAGCTATCGCCATTGTCTCTTCGTCACCGGCTTTGCGGTGGCGTATGCGCAGCATCTCGGCATGCGCGACGACGACCAGCGCCGTCTCGCCCGCGCTGCCCTGCTGCACGACGTCGGCAAGGCGTTCATTCCGGTGGCGATCCTGGACAAGCCGGGCCCGTTGACGTTGGAAGAGATGGAAGAGATGCGCCAGCATCCGCGCCGCGGCTACGACGCGCTGTCCGCGCAAGGCGGCTTCCCGCCCGAAATGCTCGACGTGGTGCTGCACCACCACGAATTCCTCGACGGCACGGGCTATCCCAACGGCCTGAGCGGCAAGGAGATCAGCGACATCGTGAGGCTGACCACGATCGTGGATATCTACGCGGCCCTCGTCGAGAAGCGCGCCTACCGGCTGCAGTTCACCCACGCCCGGGCCTATGGCATGATGGAAGAAATGGGCGACAAGCTCGACCAGCATCTGCTGCACGCCTTTCGCCCGGTGGCGTTTGGGTATTATTGATCTCTCGCTCTACGTGCTGCTATCCAGCATCTTCCGCAGTTCCGCCTTTGCGACCTTTTCCAGCGTCGAGCGCGGCATCTCGTCGACGAAGTGAATTTCGCGCGGTACCTTGAAGTCGGCGAGGGCGGTCCTGCAGGCGGCCATCACGGTGTCGTGCAGATCGCGAGGGGCGCTCGCGACGCCGGCTTGCGGAATGATGAAGACCACGGGCACTTCATCCAGCATCGGGTGCTTCTTTGCCACCACCGCGGCCTCGCGCACGCCGGGCGCCACCGCGATCACCTGTTCGATCTCGGACGCCGCGACGTTTTCGCCGCCGACCTTCAGCATGTCCTTGGTGCGATCGCCGAACTGGATGAAACCGTTCTCGAGCAGCGAGACGCGGTCGCCGGTGATGAAATAGCCGTGCTCGTCGAAACTCTCGCGCGTGGCTTTTTCGTTGTGGAGATACTCTGAAAACAGCGACAAGCCGGGAATGCCCTTGATTAGGAGATTGCCGGTGTCGCCGACTTCAGTCGGCGTGCCGTCGTCCTCGACGATGCGGATCTGATATTCCGGCGCCGCGCGGCCGATCGACATCGGCGTATTGGGCTGGTCGACTTCGCCGACGATGCCGTGGGTGATGGTCTCCGTCATGCCCCACCAGCCGATCGTCTTGACGCCGAAGGCGGCAAACGGCGGCGGCTCGGATACCGCGGCGCCCCACAGCCG contains:
- a CDS encoding alpha/beta fold hydrolase; translated protein: MPTIDRDGVRIYYEVHGSGPPLLLTHGYSSTSGMWQGQIAALSKHHKLVLWDMRGHGQSDYPSDPAAYSEALTVADMAALLDAVGTDKAIVGGLSLGGYMSLAFYRAHPNRVRALLIIDTGPGFKKDEAREAWNKRANDTGDRFEREGLEALKSASRERSSVTHRDASGLARAARGMLTQRDARVIESLPDIKVPSLIVVGADDTPFLAASDYMAAKIPGAQKVVIPAAGHAVNIDQPQAFIDAVLPFLDSLDAKAPQKAAS
- a CDS encoding TetR/AcrR family transcriptional regulator — encoded protein: MRYAKRQKEISHERIVKAAAKRLRRDGIAAAGMTGIMAEAGLTNGGFYSHFRSKSDLVRQGLERALADQLQSLAEPDPRPGALAHLIRSYLSQHHRDRPGTGCASAALLPEIARQPLSIRKAYTARLRTLIDQMARRLPQENSIPEAQDTAIAILAVFIGTLQLSRAVDDPELSDAMLAAGIRAATALAGLADGSAEHEGVQG
- a CDS encoding oxidoreductase, producing the protein MRQDGKVAIVTGASTGIGLASAKALREAGFRVFGTSRRMAASGPDGITMVACDVTDDGSVKLAVDKVLDTTGRIDVLVNNAGTGLMGGAEESSIGQAQALFDVNLFGVMRMSNAVLPHMRARQGGRIINISSVLGLIPAPFSALYASTKHALEGYSESLDHEVRSFGIRVCLLEPAYTSTSFEQNMVLPDQALDAYRSARMRAVTVLQDVMKTADRPEVVATRVVEAATTASPRLRYTCGKMAGRVSVLRRFVPESMFDKSLRKQMGLPA
- a CDS encoding HD-GYP domain-containing protein, whose amino-acid sequence is MTSATNKTATRRRLLLASDRSDQSSELASILRSVGQVDTIATSDIPDSPERDLAGIVVDINLRSAESVQLVRNKLRAEAYREMPRLFVLADALHHGSMQAWALGATDTIARPFDAQGILQRIRAAFPDSDGYDETDRGKALNRGVEAAHAVMVKIFEKLPAGVPLKFSDIVEAESKILKAIKHSSLREWLTAVGCHHTGSYRHCLFVTGFAVAYAQHLGMRDDDQRRLARAALLHDVGKAFIPVAILDKPGPLTLEEMEEMRQHPRRGYDALSAQGGFPPEMLDVVLHHHEFLDGTGYPNGLSGKEISDIVRLTTIVDIYAALVEKRAYRLQFTHARAYGMMEEMGDKLDQHLLHAFRPVAFGYY